In Bacillus cereus ATCC 14579, a single window of DNA contains:
- the cydD gene encoding thiol reductant ABC exporter subunit CydD — MKRKRGLPSYPGSRILYVALTIISILEAFSIIAQTIFLARAITFLFHGETVQTILSEVVYFGIAFAARNIVVRTSQILVERFAEKTGSLLRKQLIEAYFTLGPRYVQTVGTGHLVTLSIEGIEKFKTYIELTIPKMIRSSIVPGLIVLYVFTLDIESGIILVVTIPIVIIFMILLGLAAQKMADSQYEIYRVLSNHFVDTLKGLETLKYLGKSEQHEGKIEKVSKRYRKATMRTLRVAFLSSFALDFFTSLSIAFVAVGLGIRLIDGTIILLPALTILILAPEYFLPIKQVGANYHATLDGQIAMEQIEEILQQQKGIQKKDLNEDIVWNASSSLKLQDIKVNNTESEKAILEGINFTWEGNGAIGVIGESGAGKSTLIDVLAGFLSPSSGKMLVNGVEVDGSTREDWQKNIAYIPQQPYIFPLSLKDNIRFYETNATDEEVERVINEVGLRSLVTSLPNGIHERIGEGGRMLSGGQEQRVAMARALLSKKPIILLDEPTAHLDIETEFEIKQAMLRLFNGKLVFLATHRLHWMKQMDHILILNKGEMKESGTYEELLENETLHFHREERGEK, encoded by the coding sequence ATGAAAAGAAAAAGAGGACTTCCGTCTTATCCCGGTAGCCGTATTTTATATGTAGCGTTAACGATTATTAGTATTTTAGAAGCTTTTAGTATTATTGCGCAAACAATCTTTTTAGCACGAGCTATTACGTTTTTATTTCATGGAGAGACAGTACAAACAATATTAAGTGAAGTTGTTTATTTTGGTATCGCGTTTGCAGCGCGTAACATAGTAGTTCGAACATCACAAATATTAGTGGAACGTTTTGCTGAAAAAACAGGGTCGTTACTAAGGAAACAATTGATAGAGGCATATTTCACATTAGGTCCAAGGTATGTTCAAACTGTTGGAACTGGTCATCTGGTTACCTTATCAATTGAGGGGATTGAGAAATTTAAAACATATATTGAATTAACGATTCCTAAAATGATTAGAAGTAGTATCGTTCCAGGTCTAATTGTACTATATGTTTTTACGCTAGATATTGAGTCTGGAATCATTTTAGTTGTAACGATTCCTATCGTGATCATATTTATGATTCTTCTCGGATTAGCAGCGCAAAAAATGGCAGATAGTCAGTATGAGATATATCGTGTACTTTCGAATCATTTTGTAGATACGTTAAAAGGTTTAGAAACATTAAAGTATTTAGGGAAAAGTGAACAGCACGAAGGAAAGATTGAAAAAGTAAGTAAAAGATATAGAAAAGCAACGATGCGTACTTTGCGAGTTGCTTTTCTTTCTTCTTTTGCATTAGATTTCTTTACGAGTTTATCAATTGCGTTTGTGGCAGTTGGATTAGGGATACGTTTAATAGATGGAACGATTATACTATTACCAGCCCTTACAATTTTGATTTTAGCTCCGGAATATTTTCTGCCGATTAAACAAGTGGGAGCAAATTATCATGCGACATTAGATGGACAAATTGCGATGGAGCAAATAGAAGAGATTTTGCAACAACAAAAAGGAATACAAAAGAAAGATTTAAATGAAGATATAGTATGGAATGCCTCTAGTAGCTTGAAATTACAAGATATCAAAGTTAATAATACTGAATCTGAAAAGGCTATATTAGAAGGAATTAATTTTACTTGGGAAGGTAACGGTGCTATTGGTGTTATTGGTGAAAGTGGTGCAGGGAAATCGACGTTAATCGACGTATTAGCAGGTTTTTTATCTCCTTCGAGTGGAAAGATGTTAGTAAATGGTGTAGAAGTTGATGGATCTACTCGTGAAGATTGGCAAAAAAATATTGCTTATATTCCGCAGCAACCTTATATTTTTCCGCTTTCATTAAAGGATAACATTCGGTTTTATGAAACAAATGCAACAGATGAAGAAGTTGAAAGAGTTATTAATGAAGTCGGCCTTCGTTCACTCGTTACATCACTTCCAAATGGGATACACGAAAGAATTGGAGAAGGTGGACGTATGCTAAGTGGCGGACAAGAACAGCGTGTTGCTATGGCGCGTGCGCTTTTAAGTAAAAAACCAATCATTTTATTAGATGAGCCTACGGCACATCTTGATATTGAAACCGAATTTGAAATAAAGCAAGCGATGTTACGTCTATTTAATGGAAAGTTAGTATTTTTAGCAACTCACCGTCTACATTGGATGAAACAAATGGACCATATTCTTATTCTAAATAAAGGGGAAATGAAAGAAAGTGGGACGTATGAAGAACTTTTAGAGAATGAGACATTACATTTTCATAGGGAAGAGAGGGGAGAGAAATGA